The window CCGGAGCCTCGATACTCTCCCCCCCGCCCCGCGTGCCAAGTTGCAGCGGGCCGGGGCGCAGTTCCTCGACGCTTCCATCGGCGCGCACCGCCACGATCGTCGATTCCACCCCCGCCGGGCACGCCCCCCCATCGAGCACCATGGCGATCCGCCCGTCGAGCGAGGCGAGCACGTGCGCGGGCGTGGTGGGGCTGATGAAACCGCTGCGGTTGGCCGAAGGCGCGGCGAGCGGGAAATCGAGCCTTTCCAGCAACGCCTGCATCACCGGATGTGCCGGCGCGCGCAAGGCGATGGTGGGCAAGCCTGCGCTCACCGCAGTGGCAAGCCCCGCATCTGCGCGGCGCGGCAACACCATCGTCAGAGGCCCGGGCCAATTCGCCTGCGCCAGCGCGCGCGCTTCGGGCAAGACCTGCGCATAACGCTCGGCCTGCGCCAGGCCTGCGACATGCACGATCAGCGGGTTGAAATCGGGACGCCCCTTCGCGGCATAGATCTTCGCCACCGCATCGGCACTGTCGGCGCGCGCGGCGAGCCCGTAAACCGTCTCGGTCGGCACCGCGACCAGTCCGCCCGATTCGAGGATTCGCGCGGCCTCCGCGATCCCGGCGAGGTCCGCCAGCCGCACTTCCGTAACGTTCTTGCCGCTCATGCTGCGGCGCTATATTCGTTTGCCCGCGCTGCCAAGAGCGCAGCCCCCTTTCCATCTGAAGGACGCCCCCCGAAGTGACCCCCTTTACCCCGCCGACCGCCGACCAGCTGCTCGCCATCCGCGTCAATGCCGGGATCGAGGAACTGGCGACGACCGAACGCTTCGTCCATGCCGAGGGCGATCTGGTCGAAGCCATCGTCGAAGGCGTCGGCCAGTTCGCGGCCGGGGAATTTGCGCCGCTGAACCGCAAGGGCGATCTGGAAGGCGCCCGGCTCGAGAATGGCCGTGTCCGTCTGCCCGAAGGCTTCGAGGCGGCCTATCAGGCCTATGTCGAACAGGGCTGGAACGCGATTGCCTCGCCCATCGCGCACGGCGGTCAGGGCCTGCCCTTCACGCTGGCGTGCAACGTGCTCGAAAACCTCGGTGCGGCCAACATGGCCTTCACGCTGCTGCCGATGCTCAGCGTCGGCGCGATCGAGGCGCTGGAGCATCACGGCTCGCCCGCGCAGCAGGCGATGTATCTTCCCAAGCTGGTCAGCGGCGAATGGTCGGGGACGATGAACCTCACCGAGCCTGCCGCCGGGAGCGATGTCGGCGCGCTGCGTTCGACCGCGGAGCCGATCGAAAGCGGCGAGCACGCAGGCAAATACCGGATCACCGGCCAGAAGATCTACATCACCTGGGGCGAACATGATCTGGCGAGCAACATCGTCCACCTCGTCCTTGCCCGCCTGCCGGGTGCGCCCGAAGGATCGCGCGGGATCAGCCTGTTCGTGGTGCCCAAGTATCATGTGAACGCCGACGGCAGCTTGGGGCCGCACAATGATCTGCGCTGTGTCAGCATCGAACACAAGCTGGGCATCAACGCCTCGCCCACCTGCGTCATGTCCTATGGCGACAACGGGGAATGCATCGGCGAGCTGGTCGGGGCGGAAAACAAGGGCCTCGCCGCGATGTTCACGATGATGAACAACGCGCGGATCAATGTCGGCAACCAGGGCGTCCAGATCGGCGAACGCGCCACG is drawn from Erythrobacter neustonensis and contains these coding sequences:
- a CDS encoding L-threonylcarbamoyladenylate synthase → MSGKNVTEVRLADLAGIAEAARILESGGLVAVPTETVYGLAARADSADAVAKIYAAKGRPDFNPLIVHVAGLAQAERYAQVLPEARALAQANWPGPLTMVLPRRADAGLATAVSAGLPTIALRAPAHPVMQALLERLDFPLAAPSANRSGFISPTTPAHVLASLDGRIAMVLDGGACPAGVESTIVAVRADGSVEELRPGPLQLGTRGGGESIEAPGQLASHYAPGKPVRLNAAAAAADEFLIGFGAVEGDITLSASGNLDEAASRLYAALHEAATAPQPRIAVAPVPDEGVGRAINDRLRRAAA
- a CDS encoding acyl-CoA dehydrogenase; this translates as MTPFTPPTADQLLAIRVNAGIEELATTERFVHAEGDLVEAIVEGVGQFAAGEFAPLNRKGDLEGARLENGRVRLPEGFEAAYQAYVEQGWNAIASPIAHGGQGLPFTLACNVLENLGAANMAFTLLPMLSVGAIEALEHHGSPAQQAMYLPKLVSGEWSGTMNLTEPAAGSDVGALRSTAEPIESGEHAGKYRITGQKIYITWGEHDLASNIVHLVLARLPGAPEGSRGISLFVVPKYHVNADGSLGPHNDLRCVSIEHKLGINASPTCVMSYGDNGECIGELVGAENKGLAAMFTMMNNARINVGNQGVQIGERATQAALAYARDRVQSARAGSPNKTPVAIIEHPDVRRMILRMKALTEGARALLYYCAGQVDRGNLGDVAAGMRGEIIVPMLKAWGTDIGVEVAGLGIQIHGGMGFVEETGAAQHWRDSRIAPIYEGTNGIQAADLVTRKLGLDGGAALIALFETIAREAAGEAALAGLARDCIAIACWMKDEASLDDRLAGSVPFCTMAAVCVAGWQLMKQGEAVAAGAAPALAETKPVTVRFFLDRIVPEAAGLKAGAVAGADLLYALPAAVLVG